A segment of the Coffea arabica cultivar ET-39 chromosome 8c, Coffea Arabica ET-39 HiFi, whole genome shotgun sequence genome:
TCCCTCCAGATTTAGTCATCCCTTATTATGATAGAGAACAGTTCCTAAACAGGTTAAATAATACGCTTTTATGCTTCCTTATCTGTTTACCTTACACCTATATAATTTCTAACTATATTCCTCTATTAACAGGTTAATAGGTTGTGTTTTCCCAGATTTAACTCTCTATTCTCGGGATCCTTATAGTATGATTTCTAGGTGTATTCTTACTCCTAAAAACAGCTCAGTTGATGAGCtaaatgatattttaattaGGAGATTTCCTGGCAAGCTGTATACTTACACTAGCACGGACAGAACTGTTGATCAGCGGCACCAAGGTGATTATGAGGATTTTCTTAACTCTCAAAATCCAAAAGGCCTTCTTCCTCACAAGCTAATGCTAAAGGAAAACTGTCCAATTATATTAATGAGGAATCTTAACCCTCTAGAAGGCCTTTGTAATGGTACTAGGGTCATATGTAGACAGCTTGGCCATCACACTATTTCTGCTGAGATTGTTTTCGGCCAGCATCAAGGCAAGATAATCCTAATTCCAAAGATGCCTCTACAGACTCCTGATAATGAAAAGAATGGCGTTCCATTCATAAGAACACAGTTTCCAGTCCGCCTTTGCTTTGCATTGACCATCAACAAGTCCCAAGGACAAACTCTTGACTATGTTAGCATTTATTTACGTGAACCTGTTTTTTCTCATGGACAGCTCTATGTGGCTCTGTCCAGAGCCAGAACTTCATCTGCACTCAAAATTCTCATTGTTCCAGGCACCTTTGATGGTACAAAAAAAGACTGCAAAACTAGAAATGTTGTATTTAATGAAGTTTTTCAGTTCAGTTAACTATATATTTATCTTGCATTCAGGTATATCTAGATAACCTCATTCCTTTGTTTACTTGTTAATGTCATTCCGTTCACAGGCACCTTTTCCAGATTACAACTCTTTTGCCTTCTTTTTTTTGCAGGATGGCTAACATGTTATCGATCAGAGATATCGCTCCTGATATGAATAATTGGTGCTGTCTTGTAACTGTTCAAGAAAAGCAACAAGTTACTGGTTCAATGGGAACACCgaccaagaaacaaaaattgatCTTCTATGACTCAGAGGTTATGCTTTACAACACCTTTTTCAAGCATAGCACTTCTTCAATCTAACacttgctttaataaactgttTCAATTGATCTTCTTAACAGGGTTCTAGAGTAGAAGGCATCATTTTCAATGCTGACATTCCTAAGATGAGTCCTATTCTTCAAGTTTATAGAAAGTACAAGATTTCAAATGCTGATGTCAGAAATATTCCGCCAAAATTTCAGACATCTGGCTTGACTATGCAATGGGTGATCACTGCTAGGACTGTTATTGAAGAAATTAATAGAGAAGAAGACATCATGCCTGTTAAATTTGCCTTCACGGAGTTTGCAGATTTAGCTCAATACATGGATGACAAAAGCAAGTCTGTGGGTAAGTTTTATCTGCTTTTGAAGTACAAGGTAGGCCTAATCAAACTGATTATACCTTTTCTGACCTACCTTTTGCTGTTTCGTAGACGTTCTGGGAGTTGTAATCAATTCGTTAGAGAAGAAAACGGTAACTACGAGCTCCAAACAGTCAAGTGTTCAGAAATTTGTCCTCCTTAACGAAGAGTAGGCGTCATCTTTTTATAATCCTATCGCTGCTTTTTGCTAGCTGTATCTTGTTATTTTTGTCATGCTCTTTGTTTCTCTGAATGCTGACTTATATATCGATGTCAATACTAGGTCTCAAACAGTGATGCTATCTTTGTGGGATGACTTCTTGAACAATGAAGGCCAGATTTTATTGAATAACATTCAGACCTATCCTGTACTTATTAGGCGAAGATTAAGAGTTAACAACTATAACGGTTCGCTGAAATGCTACCTTTCTTCTGTATAATAacgtttatttatttattttaatacttgCAAATAGTGCCTGAAATCTTTCGCTGTTGTTTGTCTTGTAGGAGTTTCACTCTCTACTTGGTTTGATTCTGCACTCCTTGTTGACCCACCCATACAGGAAGCAAGAGAGTTGAAAAATTGGTTCAATGctttttcctttacttttttCATAAGTATACAATACAACCtgttctcatttctttttccttattcCCTCATTTCATCGTTCTTTGTGTAAGGCAATGAGAAATACTAAATTAATTGCGAGCCTAATTGAAACAAAGGCTTACATTAAATACAATCCTGAACTCTTTCTGAAAGCAGACCAGAAGACTACTTTAATTAGTAATATTTCTCTGTCGCAGAAGGTGCTGGGACTCTTTTGCTGATTATCTACTTTTCTTAAAATTGCGCGTGCATATTTAGCTTCTAATCTTATATCTGGTTACCTTTTAGACTGCACTGGTCAAGGCAAACATCTCTTTTGAAAACATTTTTCAGAAATATTGGTATATGAGCTGTGGAAAATGTAACCGTGCTACTGCAGCAGACTACGGCATTGAGTTCACCAGCAATTCATGCAAAGAGAAGAGCCCTGCTGTGCCCAGGTGCTATATTATTAAATCATCAGCATTAAAATTACTTATAAATTGTACATGATTTCGCCATACTTCAATCTATTACCTAATACACTATATGTTTACTTTTCAGATGCCGGTTCGACATTGATTTAAGTGATGCCAGTGGAGTTATACCAGCCTCCGTCTTTGGAGACCTGGCAGAGAAACTTCTCACATTCACCGCCCTTGAAGCAATGGATCATTTTAACCAGGTTATTTTAGCTTCCTGTCGTTGTTAATGAAAGCATTCTATTCACAATTCTCATTCCTTCTCTTGTGTTGCCTGTAGAATCAGGAGCTTCCACTTGAGCTTGTTCACAATGGCCTGAAAACAAAGACATTTCTGCTTCATCTTAAACCAGTCCAGACTCAATTAGCAGATGCCAGGCAACGTTATACGGTTTTGCATTATTCTGAACTTGAACAAGGAATTGATTCTGCTCATCCAATGGAACAACCAGCTGCTTTGCCTATCTCAGCTGAACACAGAATTGAGACTGCTCAACTGCTGACTCCAGGTTGGTCGCCATAGCTAAAATTGTGTCAAATAACTTCGTGTCTTACCAGTATATTTAGCCAGCCTTTATTCTTGTAGGAGAAAGCAACTCTGGCTCAAAAGCTCGCCTCCACCTCACTGATAAGTTTGATGAAGCCGAAACTGCTGGCGCTGATGACTTTCTGATTGCTACTGAGAATTCCAACAAGAGAACAAAATTGGGATGAATCACCTTTATCCCTTCTTGGACCGATGGAATTTGGatattttttgaactttttgtCTGCACTTGTAGATGCAAAACAGCAGATTGTTTGTTGCTTTTGAATGTGCTGCTGCTATAACTGTAAACCTTTTGCCTTTTGTGTATCGTCATCTGTTAATCAGCTTTTGTATCATCATTTAATATTGATGCTTACTCTTGTATCATTGTTCCTGCCAGCCCTCCAAAGATGAACTGCAATCTTCGATCCTGGATATCACGAAGATTTTTGCAAAAATCTTTGGATTCCTGGCAAGAAACCTGCTTTGTGCATCATGTCAActttaaaatttatataatttggAGTGCTTTTCTGTTCCTTTTCAGCTTTTTTTATGCAAATATTTCCATCACTTCTTTAACCCTCCAGTTATGTACGTACACTCCTTTAGTTATTGTACCTGTCAGCTTCTTTAGCACATAAACATTATACTTTCAGCTCCTGTTCCCCCTCTGT
Coding sequences within it:
- the LOC113706950 gene encoding uncharacterized protein, translated to MSCGKCNRATAADYGIEFTSNSCKEKSPAVPRCRFDIDLSDASGVIPASVFGDLAEKLLTFTALEAMDHFNQNQELPLELVHNGLKTKTFLLHLKPVQTQLADARQRYTVLHYSELEQGIDSAHPMEQPAALPISAEHRIETAQLLTPGESNSGSKARLHLTDKFDEAETAGADDFLIATENSNKRTKLG